Proteins encoded in a region of the Tribolium castaneum strain GA2 chromosome 7, icTriCast1.1, whole genome shotgun sequence genome:
- the LOC661136 gene encoding protein ST7 homolog, producing the protein MWDSTMFLSTLTPKFYVALTGTSSLISGLILIFEWWYFRKYGTSFIEQISLNHISPWISGVDSSENGSSSNSTSSQSSVPECKVWRNPLNLYRGAEYQRFYWATNKEPLTYYDMNLSAQDHQTFFTCEADAGKSEYEIMQTAWRERNPMVRIKAAHSALEKSPECAPAYILLAEEEATTITEAEKILKQALKVAETNYRKSQALQHQGSLMEAQHRRDTNVLIYIKRRLAMCARRLGKLKEAVKMFRDLTKEVPPIMNVLNIHENLIEALLEMQAYADVQAVLAKYDDISLPKSATICYTAALLKARLVADKFSPDIASKRGLNTAEMAAVEAIHRAVEFNPHVPKYLLEMKPLILPPEHVLKRGDSEAIAYTFFHLAHWKAVDGALNLLHCTWEGTFRMLPYPLERGHLFYPYPTCTECADRELLPTFHEVSVYPKKELPFFIIFTAGLCSFTALLTLLTHQYPEPMGVVAKAVLNWLSTPVYYVYEKIESMLPANLLQQLSRI; encoded by the exons ATGTGGGACTCTACAATGTTCCTGAGCACCCTCACGCCAAAATTTTACGTCGCTTTAACCGGCACTTCGTCCCTAATCTCCGGCTTGATCCTCATTTTCGAATGGTGGTATTTCCGCAAGTACGGCACGAGTTTCATCGAACAAATTTCCCTCAACCACATCAGCCCCTGGATCAGTGGCGTCGACAGCAGCGAAAACGGAAGTTCGAGTAATTCGACTAGTTCGCAAAGTAGCGTTCCTGAGTGTAAGGTGTGGAGAAATCCGCTGAATTTGTACAGGGGAGCCGAATACCAAAGATTCTACTGGGCTACTAATAAGGAGCCTTTGACTTATTATGATATGAATTTGTCGGCTCAGGACCACCAGACGTTTTTTACGTGTGAGGCGGATGCGGGTAAATCTGAGTATGAGATTATGCAAACTGCCTGGCGGGAGAGGAACCCCATGGTGAGGATTAAAGCTGCACACAGTGCTTTGGAGAAGAGCCCTGAGTGTGCCCCCGCTTATATTTTGTTGGCGGAAGAAGAGGCAACGACGATAACTGAAGCCGAGAAAATTCTAAAACAGGCCCTCAAAGTGGCAGAAACGAACTATAGAAAGTCACAAGCCCTGCAACACCAAGGGAGCCTGATGGAAGCGCAGCACCGGCGGGACACCAACGTcttaatttatataaaaagaag GTTGGCAATGTGTGCCCGCCGCCTCGGGAAGCTCAAAGAAGCTGTAAAAATGTTCCGCGATTTAACCAAAGAAGTCCCCCCAATAATGAACGTTTTAAACATTCACGAAAACCTCATCGAAGCATTGCTCGAAATGCAGGCATACGCCGACGTTCAGGCCGTGTTGGCAAAATACGACGACATCTCCTTGCCAAAATCCGCCACCATCTGCTACACGGCCGCCCTCCTCAAAGCCCGTCTAGTCGCCGACAAGTTCTCCCCGGACATCGCCAGCAAGCGGGGCCTGAACACGGCCGAAATGGCCGCCGTGGAGGCCATCCACCGCGCCGTGGAGTTCAACCCCCACGTGCCCAAATACCTGCTGGAGATGAAGCCGCTCATCCTGCCCCCGGAGCACGTGCTGAAGCGCGGCGACTCGGAGGCCATCGCCTACACGTTCTTCCACCTGGCGCACTGGAAGGCGGTGGACGGCGCCCTCAACCTGCTGCACTGCACGTGGGAGGGCACCTTCCGCATGCTGCCCTACCCCCTGGAGCGCGGACACCTCTTCTACCCCTACCCCACGTGCACGGAGTGCGCCGATCGGGAGTTGTTGCCCACCTTCCACGAAGTCTCCGTTTATCCGAAGAAGGAGCTgccgttttttattatttttacggCGGGGTTGTGTTCGTTTACGGCGCTTCTGACGCTGTTAACGCATCAGTATCCTGAGCCGATGGGGGTTGTGGCCAAAGCGGTCCTGAATTGGCTCTCTACGCCGGTGTATTATGTCTATGAGAAAATCGAAAGTATGCTGCCGGCGAATTTGCTGCAGCAGTTGTCGAGAATTTAA
- the LOC135266750 gene encoding uncharacterized protein K02A2.6-like, which translates to MDALQAQVAELEQKYADLMAQAQARVQASDTPSKQAPTSSIVFSNSIPIPEKFSFEKEDWQVWITHYERFRTATKLDKSTQAEQINSLLLHMGAKVTKFMEAKQKQETDFPSYKALKEFFDNEFKDTPNTIYARAKFNRRDQREGEDAQTYIADVISLAKTCNYRDLEEELIRDRLVVGIRDEKLSENLQMNDKLTLKTAIDKITQVERIRTENRELRVREETVNRVARDKAKKFNHKSVKYEGKQRRSKDGKQQSEHKFKGCIRCGNSNTHNRMECPANGQTCHKCNFKGHFASRCKTKNVNAVESETSISDDTDDSYDSSYDCREIININRVKLDKPWEAVAEIFNTNIVFKIDTGADETIISSKEFKDKLQGKVKLQRTKTTLLGPGKGNQRKLEIKGEIVVPLKWENKIENVRCFVVDTPDNLLGRPALQKLDMIKWTGKELVASDSVIRHVTSRKADEKFQHKMMVKYPEVFKGLGTLKNFEYTIEVKSDAQPWTLNTPRRIPLPMMDVVKKELDKMIREDVIEAINEPTEWCAPMVIAAKKNGKIRVCSDYTELNKCVNRELYQLPSVDETISKLKDAKWFTKLDFSSGFWQLKLSPQSRKYTCFLTPFGRYVYKRIPFGITSAPEVFQKTISGVIGKLKMEHVHVHADDILITGRNEADHDTNVNKVLTLLSDHGLTLNKSKCEFKTNKTLYLGYLISENGVQADPKSVEAINNYPAPSSVTEVRTFLGMVNYVSKFIVNTSKKTQSLRELLHKDKQFVWTDKHQADFEKLKSEIASSRVLAKFSTDKKSRVSADASSFGLGAVLEQLQSDGNWKPTYFCSRTLEPCEQAYAQIEKEALAITWACERLENFLLGAHFEIHTDHKPLTVILATKELNKLSNRLQRFRMRLLKFNYTIEYVPGKTFFVPDALSRAPIQGRIRHQDPLLEDIQNLYINFVMREVVTEICSTEEIKSYQNKDPTYSKLKEYVKNGWPQKHKSDPLVSKFFSHQQDLSIAHDIVCYKDRVVIPGPLQKKCLYVLHDGHFGINKCLDRAKATVWWPGITRELKEVVGKCEICIKLRRPTVDPMLPSEVPSRPWQTIGADLAEYHESTYLVVQDYYSKYPEIRKLRTTKAKVVIETFKEMFARHGIPEVVRSDNGKQFDCHEYRTFSRKYGFKLITSSPHYQQSNGQAESAVKLLKTILRKNEDPYLALLTYRNTPTKCGLSPAQLLFGRNLRDRLPRLPSGLKPATIDHDTVRQTLINNQAEQKSNYDKRHRVTKEEKNLKEGDRVWIINMQKEGEVQRRCEEPRSYLIETDGGCVRRNRRHLQPLPDRNNEPEHDPEQPDESEEPKKRPIRRPKRYQDYYCY; encoded by the coding sequence ATGGATGCACTTCAGGCACAAGTGGCCGAGTTGGAGCAAAAATATGCGGATCTCATGGCACAAGCACAGGCCCGGGTTCAGGCGAGTGACACACCGTCAAAGCAGGCTCCAACGAGTAGCATCGTCTTCAGCAACTCCATTCCGATTCCGGAGAAATTTTCATTCGAAAAAGAAGATTGGCAAGTGTGGATTACACATTATGAACGTTTTAGAACAGCAACAAAACTAGACAAAAGCACACAAGCAGAGCAAATTAATAGTTTATTGTTGCATATGGGGGCGAAAGTTACAAAGTTTATGGAGGCTAAGCAGAAACAGGAAACCGATTTTCCTAGTTACAAAGCGCTGAAAGAATTCTTTGATAACGAGTTCAAAGACACTCCTAATACAATCTACGCACGAGCTAAGTTTAACAGACGTGACCAAAGGGAAGGTGAGGACGCCCAAACGTACATCGCTGACGTCATAAGCTTGGCCAAAACATGCAATTACAGAGATTTGGAGGAGGAACTCATAAGAGATCGATTAGTTGTTGGAATTCGTGATGAAAAATTGTCGGAAAATCTACAAATGAATGACAAATTGACACTTAAAACAGCAATTGACAAAATAACTCAAGTGGAGAGGATTAGAACCGAAAACAGAGAACTAAGAGTGAGAGAGGAAACGGTAAACAGAGTAGCTAGAGACAAAGCCAAGAAATTTAACCATAAATCCGTGAAATATGAAGGAAAACAGCGCAGGAGCAAAGATGGAAAGCAACAAAGTGAACATAAATTTAAAGGTTGTATAAGGTGTGGAAATTCGAACACACACAACAGGATGGAATGCCCAGCCAATGGACAAACGTGCCATAAATGTAACTTTAAAGGCCATTTTGCATCCAGATGTAAAACAAAGAACGTAAACGCAGTGGAATCTGAAACCTCAATATCAGATGATACTGATGATAGCTATGATTCGAGCTATGATTGTAGGGAGATTATCAATATTAATCGAGTAAAGTTGGACAAACCTTGGGAAGCGGTAgcggaaatttttaatacaaacattGTATTCAAAATAGATACCGGAGCCGATGAAACCATAATATCTAGCAAAGAATTCAAAGATAAACTTCAGGGGAAAGTAAAGTTACAaagaacaaaaacaacacTGTTGGGACCCGGAAAAGGAAACCAgagaaaattggaaataaaggGAGAGATAGTAGTTCCTCTTAAATGGGAAAATAAGATAGAAAATGTTAGATGTTTCGTCGTTGATACACCAGATAACTTACTGGGAAGACCAGCCTTACAAAAACTAGACATGATCAAATGGACTGGCAAAGAACTCGTTGCGAGTGACAGTGTTATTAGACATGTAACTAGCAGAaaagctgatgaaaaattCCAACATAAGATGATGGTGAAATATCCAGAGGTGTTCAAAGGCTTGGGAACTCTTAAGAATTTTGAGTACACAATTGAAGTAAAATCAGACGCACAACCTTGGACCTTAAACACGCCTAGAAGAATTCCACTCCCCATGATGGATGTAGTAAAAAAGGAGCTGGACAAGATGATTCGCGAAGACGTTATAGAAGCCATTAATGAACCTACTGAGTGGTGTGCACCTATGGTTATTGCAGCGAAAAAGAACGGAAAAATTCGCGTGTGTTCAGACTACACCGAGCTAAACAAGTGCGTTAATCGCGAACTGTACCAATTACCGTCGGTCGATGAGACAATTTCGAAACTGAAAGACGCGAAGTGGTTTACCAAGTTAGACTTTTCCAGTGGCTTTTGGCAGCTTAAACTTTCACCGCAATCGCGCAAATATACCTGTTTTCTCACACCATTTGGCAGGTATGTCTACAAACGCATTCCATTTGGGATCACCTCAGCACCAgaagttttccaaaaaaccaTCAGCGGCGTAATcggcaaattaaaaatggaacaCGTCCATGTTCATGCTGATGACATCCTCATCACAGGCCGCAACGAAGCTGACCATGACACAAACGTGAACAAAGTGTTAACACTCTTATCGGATCACGGCTTGACTTTAAACAAATCCAAATGTGAATTTAAAACGAACAAGACCTTATATTTAGGATACTTAATATCCGAAAATGGTGTTCAAGCCGATCCCAAAAGCGTTGAAGCCATTAATAATTATCCCGCGCCATCGTCGGTAACCGAAGTTAGAACTTTCCTCGGCATGGTTAACTAtgtctcaaaatttatcgtTAATACTTCGAAAAAAACCCAATCATTACGTGAACTACTGCACAAGGATAAACAGTTTGTATGGACAGATAAACATCAAGcggattttgaaaaacttaaaagtgAAATCGCATCATCGCGCGTGTTAGCCAAGTTTAGCACGGACAAAAAATCGCGAGTGTCGGCAGACGCATCGTCTTTTGGTTTAGGTGCCGTTTTAGAACAGTTACAAAGTGACGGAAATTGGAAACCTACTTATTTTTGTTCGCGTACCCTCGAACCATGCGAGCAAGCCTATGCTCAAATTGAAAAGGAAGCTCTCGCCATTACATGGGCGTGTGAAAGActcgaaaatttcttactgGGCGCTCATTTTGAAATTCATACCGACCATAAACCGTTAACAGTAATTTTGGCCACCAAAGAGCTCAACAAACTATCCAACAGGCTACAAAGATTTCGCATGCGGTTATTGAAATTTAACTATACTATAGAATACGTTCCAGGTAAAACGTTTTTCGTTCCCGATGCATTATCCAGAGCACCAATCCAAGGCAGAATTCGACACCAAGACCCACTTCTAGAAGACATTCAAAATCTCTACATCAATTTCGTGATGCGTGAGGTCGTTACAGAAATTTGTTCAACGGAAGAAATCAAGTCTTACCAAAACAAGGACCCAACGTACAGCAAACTCAAAGAATACGTCAAAAATGGTTGGCCACAGAAACACAAAAGCGACCCGTTAGTCAGTAAATTCTTCTCTCATCAACAAGACTTAAGCATCGCTCATGACATTGTTTGCTACAAAGACCGAGTCGTCATTCCTGGTCCTCTTCAGAAGAAGTGCCTCTATGTGCTCCATGACGGACACTTCggtattaataaatgtttggacCGGGCCAAAGCTACTGTGTGGTGGCCAGGTATCACAAGAGAGCTTAAAGAAGTCGTCGGGAAATGTGAAATTTGCATCAAACTACGCAGACCAACGGTAGATCCCATGTTACCATCCGAAGTTCCATCTAGACCGTGGCAAACAATTGGTGCCGACCTCGCAGAATATCATGAGTCAACTTACTTAGTGGTACAGGACTATTATTCCAAGTATCCTGAAATCAGAAAACTTCGCACCACCAAAGCCAAAGTTGTTATCGAGACCTTCAAAGAAATGTTTGCTAGACATGGTATACCCGAAGTTGTCCGCTCCGACAATGGCAAACAATTTGATTGTCACGAATACAGAACTTTCAGCAGAAAATATGGATTTAAGTTAATTACCAGTAGTCCCCATTACCAACAGTCAAATGGACAAGCCGAAAGTGCTGTGAAGCTGCTCAAAACGATATTGAGGAAAAATGAAGATCCATATCTTGCACTTCTTACCTACCGCAATACACCTACTAAATGTGGATTGTCACCTGCCCAACTGCTCTTTGGCAGAAACCTTCGAGACAGACTGCCAAGGTTACCTTCAGGGTTAAAACCTGCAACTATCGACCATGACACTGTCAGACAAACGTTAATCAACAATCAAGCAGAACAGAAGTCCAACTACGACAAACGACACCGAGTAAcaaaagaagagaaaaatctaaaagaaGGTGATCGCGTATGGATCATAAATATGCAAAAGGAGGGAGAAGTACAACGCAGATGTGAAGAACCAAGGTCATATTTGATCGAGACTGACGGCGGTTGCGTCAGACGAAATCGAAGACATCTTCAGCCCTTACCAGACAGAAATAATGAACCCGAACATGACCCAGAACAACCAGACGAATCAGAGGAACCAAAGAAAAGACCAATCAGAAGACCCAAAAGATACCaagattattattgttattga
- the LOC661192 gene encoding nicotinate phosphoribosyltransferase — protein sequence MSRQLNGSVTPEKRLGQNSIVQPLLTDLYQITMAYAYWKSGKIQDHAVFDLFFRKNPFQGEFTIFAGLEECVKFLDKFSYSKSDIDYIRQILPPTVEEEFYKYLGTLDARGVSFYAVKEGSVVFPRIPLLRVEGPLIVVQLLETTLLNLVNYASLIATNASRYRMASNKLKLYEFGLRRAQGPDGALSASKYSYIGGFDGTSNVLAGKLFNIPVKGTHAHAYVTSFNNLSELVIKTLEPKTGGKPVDFVALAIKWRESIVSVFNVMLSEVNDGEFAAFISFAISFPNGYLALVDTYDVKKSGLVNFSAVALALLDLGYEPIGIRLDSGDLAYLSVVARNLFIKISEQFKRPQFANLMIMASNDINEETILSLNEQGHEINAFGIGTHLVTCQKQPALGGVYKMVEINGHARIKLSHDVGKVTIPGRKDVYRLYGENGNALIDLLQKSSEAPPKVGEKVLCRHPFEESKRAFVTPSKVEKLLVLYWQNGKICQPLPNMQEIKERVVDSLRILRADIRRTLNPTPYKVAVSDDLYRYLHDLWLENAPIGELA from the coding sequence ATGTCGCGCCAACTGAACGGTTCCGTCACCCCCGAGAAGAGGTTAGGTCAAAACTCGATCGTGCAGCCCCTTTTGACCGACTTGTACCAAATCACGATGGCTTACGCCTACTGGAAGTCGGGAAAAATTCAAGACCACGCCGTTTTCGACCTCTTCTTCCGCAAAAACCCCTTCCAAGGTGAATTCACCATTTTTGCAGGCCTGGAAGAATGCGTCAAATTCCTCGATAAATTCTCGTATTCGAAGAGCGACATCGACTACATTCGACAAATTCTTCCCCCCACTGTTGAGGAAGAGTTCTACAAGTATTTGGGCACTTTGGACGCTCGAGGAGTGTCTTTTTACGCCGTGAAAGAAGGCAGTGTTGTCTTCCCCCGGATTCCGCTGCTCCGGGTCGAGGGCCCCCTTATTGTTGTACAACTTCTCGAAACAACTCTACTGAATCTTGTGAATTATGCCAGTTTGATCGCAACAAACGCGTCGCGCTACAGAATGGCTTCAAACAAGCTGAAGTTGTATGAGTTCGGGTTGAGGCGGGCCCAAGGGCCCGATGGGGCCCTTTCTGCCTCCAAGTACTCCTACATTGGGGGCTTTGACGGTACTAGTAATGTACTGGCAGGGAAATTGTTTAATATCCCGGTGAAAGGCACTCATGCCCATGCTTACGTCACTTCCTTCAATAATCTAAGTGAGCTGGTGATCAAGACATTAGAACCGAAAACAGGTGGCAAGCCTGTCGATTTCGTTGCGTTGGCAATAAAATGGCGCGAGAGTATAGTTTCGGTTTTCAACGTCATGTTGTCGGAAGTTAACGATGGCGAATTCGCCGCTTTTATCTCTTTCGCCATTTCGTTCCCTAATGGTTATTTAGCACTAGTTGACACTTACGATGTAAAAAAGAGCGGTTTGGTGAATTTTAGTGCAGTCGCGTTGGCTTTGCTTGATTTGGGTTATGAACCAATCGGGATTCGACTAGATAGTGGCGACTTGGCCTACTTATCTGTCGTTGCTAgaaatctttttattaaaataagcgAGCAATTCAAACGCCCACAATTCGCCAATTTAATGATAATGGCGTCCAATGACATAAACGAGGAGACTATTCTAAGTTTAAACGAGCAAGGTCACGAGATCAACGCCTTTGGTATCGGCACCCATTTGGTGACTTGTCAGAAGCAACCAGCGCTGGGTGGTGTGTACAAGATGGTGGAAATCAACGGCCATGCCAGGATTAAGCTCAGTCATGATGTGGGTAAAGTTACCATTCCGGGCCGGAAGGACGTCTATAGACTGTATGGAGAGAACGGGAATGCGCTCATTGATCTTCTGCAGAAATCGTCAGAGGCGCCGCCCAAAGTTGGCGAAAAGGTGTTGTGTCGGCACCCGTTTGAGGAGTCGAAACGGGCGTTTGTTACGCCGTCGAAAGTCGAGAAGTTGCTGGTGTTGTATTGGCAGAACGGGAAGATTTGTCAGCCGTTGCCCAATATGCAGGAAATTAAGGAACGGGTTGTGGATAGTTTGAGGATTTTGAGGGCGGATATTCGGCGAACGCTAAATCCGACGCCGTATAAAGTCGCTGTTAGTGATGATTTGTATCGGTATTTGCATGATTTGTGGTTGGAGAATGCACCCATCGGGGAGTTGGCTTAA